In Arthrobacter sp. B3I9, the following are encoded in one genomic region:
- a CDS encoding ABC transporter ATP-binding protein codes for MPVVLENLGKRFGAGAPVLDDVNATIGQGEFVALLGASGCGKSTLLNIIAGLEAPTSGALEVPSDGAAFMFQDAALFPWLTARENVELALKLRGVGKADRRVKSDQLLELVHLDGAGDKRPHELSGGMRQRVALARSLAQDRQLLLMDEPFAALDAITRDLLHDELERIWKETGRTIVFVTHNVREAVRLGQRVLLLSSRPGRVVQEWHVSEEHRTDAGLAGQLTGVITARLREEIRRHAK; via the coding sequence ATGCCTGTCGTACTGGAAAACCTGGGCAAGCGCTTCGGCGCCGGCGCCCCGGTGCTGGACGACGTCAACGCCACCATCGGGCAGGGCGAATTCGTCGCCCTGCTCGGTGCGTCGGGCTGCGGCAAGTCAACCCTGCTGAACATCATCGCGGGACTTGAGGCCCCGACGTCGGGAGCCCTGGAGGTACCCAGCGACGGTGCCGCCTTCATGTTCCAGGACGCGGCCCTCTTTCCCTGGCTGACGGCCCGGGAGAACGTCGAGCTGGCCCTCAAGCTCCGCGGCGTCGGCAAGGCCGACCGCCGGGTGAAATCCGACCAGCTCCTTGAGCTCGTGCACCTGGACGGGGCCGGGGACAAGCGTCCGCATGAGCTTTCCGGCGGGATGCGCCAGCGCGTGGCCCTGGCGCGCTCGCTGGCCCAGGACCGCCAGCTGCTGCTCATGGACGAGCCCTTCGCGGCCCTGGACGCGATCACCCGGGACCTGCTCCACGACGAGCTGGAACGGATCTGGAAGGAAACGGGCCGCACCATCGTTTTCGTCACGCACAACGTCCGCGAAGCCGTCCGGCTCGGGCAGCGCGTGCTGCTGCTTTCGTCTAGGCCCGGTCGGGTCGTCCAGGAGTGGCACGTCAGCGAGGAACACCGCACCGACGCCGGCCTGGCCGGCCAGCTGACCGGCGTCATCACCGCCCGGCTACGCGAGGAGATCCGCCGCCATGCCAAGTAA
- a CDS encoding MBL fold metallo-hydrolase has protein sequence MSITAVADGVHLISQAHVNFYLVEDDEGVTVVDSGLPAMWGALLDALRGLGRGVDDVRAVVLTHAHFDHLGLARRLRSEHGVPVWVHPDDAFIARHPYRYRHERSRFVFSLTHPAGLPVLASMTRAGALHVRGVENLSYFPGHGPLPVPGRPEVVFSPGHTSGHCALFLPDRGVLFSGDALVTLDPYTGRTGPRIVAGAATADSGQNLESLGALERTGAGLVLPGHGDPWTRGIEEAVAIARDHGPA, from the coding sequence ATGTCTATAACAGCTGTGGCAGATGGTGTGCATCTCATTTCACAGGCACACGTCAATTTCTATCTGGTGGAGGATGACGAAGGCGTTACGGTGGTGGATTCCGGGCTGCCGGCGATGTGGGGAGCCCTGCTGGATGCGCTGCGGGGTCTGGGACGGGGCGTCGATGATGTCCGGGCGGTAGTGCTGACCCACGCCCACTTTGATCATCTCGGACTGGCCCGAAGGCTCCGCAGCGAGCACGGAGTGCCCGTCTGGGTGCACCCCGACGACGCGTTCATAGCCCGCCACCCGTACCGCTACCGGCACGAGAGGTCACGGTTCGTGTTTTCGCTGACCCATCCGGCCGGTCTGCCGGTGCTGGCGAGCATGACGCGGGCGGGTGCCCTGCACGTGCGGGGCGTCGAGAATCTCAGCTATTTTCCGGGTCACGGCCCGCTGCCGGTCCCCGGCAGGCCGGAAGTGGTGTTTTCGCCGGGCCACACGAGCGGCCACTGTGCCTTGTTCCTTCCGGACCGGGGTGTCCTGTTCAGCGGCGACGCCCTGGTGACCCTGGACCCCTACACCGGACGCACCGGGCCGCGGATTGTGGCAGGGGCGGCCACCGCTGACAGCGGCCAAAACCTGGAGTCGCTCGGTGCGCTGGAGCGGACCGGGGCGGGCCTGGTGCTCCCCGGACACGGTGATCCGTGGACCCGCGGCATCGAGGAGGCCGTGGCCATCGCGCGGGACCACGGACCGGCGTAG
- a CDS encoding carbohydrate ABC transporter permease, giving the protein MARKSGSSGTRRPARPRRVKYNRREALAGYLFISPWIIGFVVFMLGAMAYSLVISFSRYNLATNVARPAGTANYALLFDDPKVALSLANTLFYAVMAVPLEICVALGLALLLNRVGRGAGFFRTVYYLPKMTPSVATAAVFLLLLNGNTGAINQALRFFGISGPQWLIDPAWVKPSIVLMTLWGVSGTMVIFLAALKSVPRDLYEVAALDGAGPVRKFFSITVPMISGAIFFNVIVLTIAALQVFDQAYLLFWRDQTNVSPESSLFYGIYLFQQAFREFNFGFASAMAWVLFVIILLISLLQVKIGNRYVYYEGDKG; this is encoded by the coding sequence TTGGCCCGGAAATCGGGCTCCAGCGGCACCAGACGCCCTGCCCGCCCCCGGCGGGTGAAGTACAACCGCCGTGAAGCGCTGGCCGGCTATCTCTTCATTTCGCCCTGGATCATCGGTTTTGTCGTGTTCATGCTGGGGGCCATGGCCTACAGCCTGGTGATTTCCTTCAGCCGCTACAACCTGGCGACCAACGTGGCGCGGCCGGCGGGCACCGCCAACTACGCGCTGTTGTTCGACGACCCCAAGGTTGCGCTCTCGCTCGCCAACACGCTCTTTTACGCGGTGATGGCCGTCCCGCTGGAAATCTGCGTGGCCCTGGGCCTGGCACTTTTGCTGAACCGGGTGGGACGCGGTGCAGGCTTTTTCCGGACGGTGTATTACCTCCCCAAAATGACCCCTTCCGTAGCGACGGCAGCGGTGTTCCTGCTGCTGCTCAACGGGAACACGGGCGCCATCAACCAGGCGCTGAGGTTTTTCGGGATTTCCGGCCCGCAGTGGCTGATCGATCCTGCCTGGGTGAAGCCGTCGATTGTCCTCATGACGCTCTGGGGTGTCAGCGGCACCATGGTGATTTTCCTGGCCGCGCTCAAGAGCGTGCCGAGGGACCTGTACGAGGTTGCGGCCCTTGACGGCGCCGGGCCGGTGCGGAAGTTTTTCTCCATCACGGTCCCGATGATTTCCGGAGCGATCTTTTTCAATGTCATCGTGCTGACGATCGCGGCGCTACAGGTGTTTGACCAGGCGTATCTGCTGTTCTGGCGGGACCAGACGAACGTCTCGCCGGAGTCGTCCCTGTTCTACGGCATCTATCTGTTCCAGCAGGCCTTCCGCGAATTCAACTTCGGCTTCGCCTCGGCCATGGCGTGGGTGTTGTTCGTGATCATTCTGCTGATCAGCCTGCTCCAGGTGAAGATCGGCAACCGGTACGTCTATTACGAGGGGGACAAGGGCTGA
- a CDS encoding extracellular solute-binding protein, whose product MGARKTVLALAVVAALAATTACGAQSSGTAAEKPEFSKDASGAMTAWGFDNADDVGKARMAYAADQHKELQITMDQTAFDAQKFTTRAASGDVPDVVQMDRAFVATYAAQGLIKPLDACFSAQGMDPAKQFYPAVTEQVTYKDQIWAVPQFYQPAAIILNQAVLQGAGVDKDQIDTSDKTKLLAAVSKTYKTSGDNPSTLGFDPVAGGQTELWLLANGGRIMDDKGAPALDDPANAEALNYLKEIHDAQGGYAKVKSFSDSFDTFGKDNQYVTNKVAAQVDNQWYVNVLAPYAQTLNISAVPFKDKSGSAVTVAGGTSFVIPAGAKNPNAACAWMTSLVTDDAWTAAGAARAAKIAATPGAINTGLFTGSPSADKLIREKFVKPSGNAGFDETISTFYDVLPNGKTLGASPAGQAIKTELKNAVASALLGEKTAEKALADAQAAAKRAFDQAAS is encoded by the coding sequence ATGGGCGCTAGGAAAACTGTGCTGGCTCTGGCCGTGGTGGCGGCGTTGGCTGCGACGACGGCCTGCGGGGCGCAAAGCAGCGGGACTGCCGCGGAGAAGCCGGAATTCTCGAAGGACGCCTCCGGCGCAATGACCGCCTGGGGCTTCGACAACGCTGACGACGTGGGAAAGGCCCGCATGGCCTATGCGGCCGACCAGCACAAAGAGCTGCAGATCACGATGGACCAGACTGCTTTTGATGCGCAGAAGTTCACTACCCGCGCAGCGAGCGGCGACGTGCCGGATGTGGTGCAGATGGACCGCGCCTTCGTGGCCACCTATGCTGCGCAAGGATTGATCAAGCCCCTGGATGCTTGCTTCAGCGCCCAGGGCATGGACCCCGCCAAGCAGTTCTACCCGGCCGTGACGGAACAGGTCACCTACAAGGACCAGATCTGGGCGGTGCCGCAGTTCTACCAGCCGGCGGCCATCATCCTCAACCAGGCGGTGCTGCAGGGCGCGGGAGTGGACAAGGACCAGATCGACACCTCGGACAAGACGAAACTCCTGGCCGCGGTGTCCAAGACCTACAAGACCAGCGGCGACAACCCCAGCACTCTCGGGTTTGATCCGGTGGCCGGGGGCCAGACGGAGCTGTGGCTGCTCGCCAACGGCGGCCGCATCATGGATGACAAGGGAGCGCCTGCCCTTGACGACCCCGCCAACGCGGAAGCCCTGAACTACCTGAAGGAGATCCACGACGCCCAGGGCGGTTACGCCAAGGTCAAGAGCTTCTCTGATTCGTTCGACACCTTCGGAAAGGACAACCAGTACGTCACGAACAAAGTTGCCGCGCAGGTGGACAACCAGTGGTATGTCAACGTGCTTGCCCCGTATGCCCAGACCCTGAACATTTCCGCCGTGCCGTTCAAGGACAAGTCGGGCAGCGCGGTTACCGTGGCAGGCGGAACGTCCTTCGTCATCCCGGCCGGGGCCAAGAACCCGAATGCTGCCTGCGCCTGGATGACGTCGCTGGTGACGGACGACGCCTGGACCGCGGCCGGCGCCGCGCGGGCGGCCAAGATTGCAGCGACTCCGGGGGCCATCAACACCGGGCTCTTCACCGGGTCGCCGTCGGCCGACAAACTGATCCGGGAGAAGTTCGTCAAGCCCAGTGGAAATGCGGGCTTCGACGAAACCATCTCGACGTTTTACGACGTCCTGCCTAACGGCAAGACCCTCGGGGCGTCCCCCGCGGGCCAGGCAATCAAGACCGAACTGAAGAACGCCGTGGCGTCAGCCCTGCTCGGCGAAAAGACCGCGGAGAAGGCGCTGGCCGATGCCCAGGCGGCTGCCAAGCGGGCCTTCGACCAGGCCGCGTCCTAG
- a CDS encoding ABC transporter substrate-binding protein has translation MSSTPENPTPAPHNQQPTPGTTRIVAGQTGKPKRKRTLEVGLAAGLALLIGAGAAVASTVSRGTEPAAGTATETAAAPAAELRLGYFGNITHAPALVGVSRGLIAEAIGETKLSTQVFNAGPAAVEALNAGAIDATYIGPNPAINSYVKSKGESVSIVAGAASGGAQLVVKPEITSAADLAGKKLASPQLGGTQDVALRAWLGKQGYKTTTDGGGDIAINPTENAQTLKLFQDGKLDGAWLPEPWASRLVLQAGAKVLVDEKDLWDKGEFVTTVLIVNKKFAQEHPGTVKALLKGHAESVDWLNTASAADKATTLNAALKESAGAALPAEVIDRSLKNIAFTVDPLAGTYRKLLQDGVDAGTTSQADINGIFDLTALNAVLAEGSSGTRISAQGLGKD, from the coding sequence ATGTCATCAACGCCCGAAAACCCCACGCCCGCCCCGCACAATCAACAACCGACGCCGGGCACCACCCGGATCGTCGCCGGCCAGACCGGCAAACCGAAACGCAAGCGCACCCTCGAAGTCGGCCTCGCCGCCGGACTTGCCCTGCTCATAGGAGCTGGCGCTGCGGTGGCTTCGACAGTATCCCGCGGCACGGAACCGGCCGCCGGCACGGCAACCGAAACAGCTGCCGCTCCGGCCGCGGAACTCCGGCTTGGCTACTTCGGCAACATCACGCACGCCCCGGCCTTGGTCGGTGTCAGCCGGGGCCTGATCGCCGAGGCCATCGGCGAGACGAAACTCAGCACCCAGGTCTTCAACGCCGGTCCTGCCGCCGTCGAGGCCCTTAATGCCGGCGCGATCGACGCCACCTACATCGGCCCCAACCCGGCGATCAACTCCTACGTCAAAAGTAAGGGCGAATCGGTGAGCATTGTCGCGGGCGCCGCTTCCGGCGGCGCGCAGCTCGTCGTCAAGCCGGAAATCACCTCCGCTGCGGACCTTGCCGGCAAAAAGCTGGCGTCGCCGCAGCTCGGGGGCACCCAGGACGTTGCCCTGCGGGCCTGGCTCGGCAAGCAGGGGTACAAGACCACCACCGACGGCGGCGGCGACATCGCGATCAATCCCACCGAAAACGCCCAGACCCTGAAGCTGTTCCAGGACGGCAAGCTTGACGGTGCGTGGTTGCCCGAGCCGTGGGCTTCCCGGCTGGTCCTGCAGGCCGGGGCGAAAGTGCTCGTCGATGAGAAGGACCTGTGGGACAAGGGTGAGTTCGTCACCACGGTCCTGATCGTGAACAAGAAGTTCGCGCAAGAGCACCCCGGCACCGTCAAGGCGCTGCTGAAGGGCCATGCCGAGTCCGTGGACTGGCTCAACACCGCCTCGGCCGCGGACAAAGCCACAACGCTGAACGCCGCATTGAAGGAATCCGCCGGGGCGGCCCTGCCGGCAGAGGTCATTGACCGCTCGCTCAAGAACATCGCGTTCACCGTCGATCCACTTGCCGGGACCTACCGGAAGCTGCTCCAGGACGGCGTGGACGCCGGCACCACCAGCCAGGCCGACATCAACGGAATATTCGACCTCACCGCCCTGAACGCGGTCCTGGCCGAGGGCTCCTCCGGGACGAGGATTTCCGCCCAAGGACTCGGCAAGGATTAA
- a CDS encoding DUF4383 domain-containing protein — MTTASRSSADRTALQKAAQAVGAVFVLVGILGFIPGITANYSSLGMAGHDSAALLLGVFQVSVLHNIVHLLFGVAGLLLARTPAQARNYLVVGGAIYIVLWLYGLLIDHNSAANFVPVNTADNWLHLVLGLGMIALGLALSSNRRGATTPRTR, encoded by the coding sequence ATGACAACAGCAAGCCGCTCCTCGGCGGACAGAACCGCCCTCCAGAAGGCGGCGCAAGCGGTTGGAGCAGTTTTCGTGCTCGTAGGCATCCTCGGCTTCATCCCTGGAATCACGGCAAACTATTCGTCCCTCGGGATGGCCGGTCACGATTCGGCGGCATTGCTGCTGGGCGTCTTCCAGGTTTCCGTCCTGCACAACATCGTCCACCTGCTTTTCGGGGTTGCAGGCCTGCTGCTCGCCCGGACGCCTGCGCAGGCCCGCAATTACCTGGTGGTCGGCGGCGCCATTTACATCGTGCTGTGGCTCTACGGCCTGTTGATTGACCACAATTCAGCGGCGAACTTCGTCCCGGTCAACACCGCCGACAACTGGCTGCACCTGGTTCTGGGCCTTGGCATGATCGCCCTCGGCCTGGCTCTCTCCTCCAACCGCCGGGGAGCTACGACGCCGCGCACCCGGTAA
- a CDS encoding carbohydrate ABC transporter permease, with the protein MATIGTTPPSAAPDAARPAEPTGQPAAPARPRRKRRTPRSTAARAALWVLLIVISGAFLYPLVWLISASLKPRAEVFDNSLIPRTFAPENFAEVWNQLPLLHWIGNSFVIALLAALLVTFSSSLVAFGFAYFRFPGRSILFGLVLATMMLPGAVTMVPQYLIWKNLGVLGTWIPLFGMNLFGSAFYIFLQRQFFLGLPRELFEAARIDGASYFGLFRLIALPLSIPSLVVIFIFEFQASWNNLQSALIYLNAGSPEGFTAPLGIAYAMTKFSPTNGGQGDYQYVMVATLLITLPMLVLFAFGQRHFIEGVATEGRKG; encoded by the coding sequence ATGGCAACAATAGGAACCACGCCGCCAAGTGCGGCGCCGGACGCGGCGCGTCCAGCGGAGCCAACCGGTCAGCCCGCAGCCCCGGCGCGGCCGCGGCGGAAGCGGCGTACCCCGCGATCGACGGCGGCGCGTGCGGCGTTGTGGGTACTCCTCATCGTCATCAGTGGCGCCTTCCTCTACCCGCTGGTCTGGCTCATCTCGGCAAGCCTGAAGCCGCGCGCCGAGGTCTTCGACAACTCCCTGATACCGCGGACCTTCGCTCCGGAAAACTTCGCCGAGGTCTGGAACCAGCTGCCGCTCCTGCACTGGATCGGCAACAGCTTCGTCATCGCCCTCCTCGCCGCGTTGCTCGTCACGTTCTCCAGTTCACTGGTCGCGTTCGGCTTCGCATACTTCCGTTTTCCGGGCCGGTCCATCCTGTTCGGGCTGGTGCTCGCCACGATGATGCTGCCGGGCGCCGTCACCATGGTCCCGCAGTACCTGATCTGGAAGAACCTGGGAGTGCTGGGCACCTGGATCCCTCTGTTCGGCATGAACCTGTTCGGCTCCGCGTTCTACATCTTCCTGCAACGCCAGTTCTTCCTGGGCCTGCCGCGGGAACTGTTCGAGGCTGCCCGGATTGACGGAGCGAGCTACTTCGGCCTGTTCCGCCTGATCGCCCTGCCGCTGTCCATCCCCTCGCTCGTGGTGATCTTCATCTTCGAGTTCCAGGCCAGCTGGAACAACCTGCAGTCCGCACTGATCTACCTCAACGCAGGCTCGCCGGAAGGCTTCACGGCCCCGCTCGGCATCGCCTACGCCATGACCAAATTCAGTCCGACCAACGGCGGCCAGGGGGATTACCAGTACGTCATGGTCGCCACGCTGCTGATCACGTTGCCCATGCTCGTTCTCTTCGCCTTCGGCCAGCGGCACTTCATCGAAGGCGTGGCCACCGAAGGCAGGAAGGGCTGA
- a CDS encoding ABC transporter permease, with the protein MPSKSLFRTAAGATPDPARAPARAASVTAALTRSSTGTADLRELESGLDSLQSDARRGARIEWNRILLPIAAVVVLVLAWQFYVSMGFKRRDLVPGPLDVLAQFGHLWAGGKLQEAVWTSLQRGLVGFLISVAIATPIGLLLAQVAPLRRAFGPLISGLQVLPSVAWVPAAIIWFGLTDATVYFVVFMGAIPSIINGLISGVDQIPPQYRSVGTVLGASRLQLALQIVLPAALPGYLGGLKQGWAFSWRSLMAAEIIAVGGSIGFGLGSMLNQGRDLSDMTIVMSAILLILAVGILIELLVFGPIEKRLLRRRGLLSGGTR; encoded by the coding sequence ATGCCAAGTAAGTCCCTGTTCCGCACCGCGGCCGGTGCCACCCCGGATCCGGCGCGGGCCCCCGCCAGGGCGGCGTCCGTCACCGCTGCGCTGACGCGTTCCTCCACCGGCACGGCCGACCTCCGCGAACTCGAGTCCGGGCTGGACTCGCTCCAGTCCGACGCCCGGCGCGGGGCCCGCATTGAATGGAACCGGATCCTCCTGCCCATCGCGGCCGTCGTGGTGCTGGTGCTCGCCTGGCAGTTTTACGTCTCGATGGGTTTCAAGCGGCGTGACCTGGTTCCGGGCCCGCTGGACGTGCTGGCACAATTCGGCCATCTCTGGGCCGGGGGCAAGCTGCAGGAAGCCGTCTGGACCTCACTGCAACGCGGACTCGTGGGGTTCCTCATCAGCGTGGCCATCGCCACTCCCATCGGGCTCCTGCTGGCCCAGGTGGCACCCCTGCGCCGCGCGTTCGGGCCGTTGATCTCCGGGCTCCAGGTGCTGCCGTCCGTGGCGTGGGTACCGGCCGCCATCATCTGGTTCGGCCTCACCGACGCCACGGTCTACTTCGTGGTGTTCATGGGGGCCATCCCCTCGATCATCAACGGGCTGATCTCCGGAGTGGACCAGATTCCGCCGCAGTACCGCAGCGTGGGCACGGTCCTGGGCGCCTCCCGGCTGCAACTGGCCCTGCAGATTGTTCTCCCGGCCGCCTTGCCCGGCTACCTCGGCGGACTGAAGCAGGGCTGGGCCTTTTCCTGGCGCTCCCTGATGGCCGCGGAAATCATCGCGGTCGGCGGAAGCATCGGCTTCGGGCTGGGGTCCATGCTCAACCAGGGCCGCGACCTCTCGGACATGACCATCGTCATGTCCGCCATCCTGCTGATCCTCGCCGTCGGCATCCTGATAGAACTGCTGGTCTTCGGCCCCATTGAAAAGCGCCTGCTGCGCCGCCGGGGCCTGCTTTCCGGCGGCACGCGCTAG